The following are encoded in a window of Massilia sp. R2A-15 genomic DNA:
- a CDS encoding DUF2868 domain-containing protein, whose protein sequence is MNEKVARDVVLVRAIETMDRNHEILSDDDRLYASRSAKELAEWAAADSKSAVTPDHFLQQRAELILKRLAERMPPFRAFQERGTGWTLLSAGLPLLALIVGAGVDRISDPHRVDLLSAPLLAIIGWNLVVYLVLLAWLLVPGSKSGWASAGMLRRLAAGRAALPRKLPSTLTAALVEFMAEWTRLSARLTHARLARTMHLAAALFAAGAIVSLLARGLLTQYVAGWESTFLDAPQVHAVLAVLFAPATWVFQLPGFSVADIEALRFSHAPSMTGGRRWVLLYAATLMLLVVLPRLALAALAHWRARRMARHFPLDLDEPYFRRLRGKMGGPPGVLRVLPYSFTLDEARDRGLATVAAMLLGEQASVMLRPSSAYGDDPGDVFGDANVSLTAALFNLAATPEKENHGAFIEHLVRQSPRTMVLIDESSLAERLGAQAGRSRIDERIILWQQFCAHHHASATVVNLLDPHARPLEQAA, encoded by the coding sequence ATGAACGAAAAGGTGGCGAGGGATGTCGTGCTGGTGCGCGCAATCGAGACGATGGATCGGAACCACGAGATCCTCAGCGACGACGACCGACTGTACGCCAGCCGCAGCGCGAAGGAACTGGCGGAGTGGGCTGCGGCGGACAGCAAGTCGGCGGTCACGCCCGACCATTTTCTGCAGCAGCGCGCGGAACTGATACTCAAGCGGCTGGCCGAGCGCATGCCGCCGTTCCGCGCATTCCAGGAGCGCGGCACGGGCTGGACGCTGCTCTCGGCCGGCCTGCCGCTGCTCGCGCTGATCGTCGGCGCCGGTGTCGACCGCATCAGCGATCCGCATCGCGTCGACTTGTTATCCGCGCCGCTGCTCGCGATCATCGGCTGGAACCTGGTCGTGTACCTGGTGCTGCTGGCGTGGCTGTTGGTGCCGGGATCGAAGAGCGGCTGGGCCAGCGCGGGCATGCTGCGCCGGCTGGCTGCCGGCAGGGCGGCGCTGCCGCGCAAGCTGCCCTCGACGCTGACCGCGGCGCTGGTCGAGTTCATGGCCGAATGGACGCGCCTGAGCGCCAGGCTCACACACGCGCGTCTTGCGCGCACGATGCACCTGGCCGCAGCCTTGTTCGCGGCCGGCGCAATTGTGTCGCTGCTGGCGCGCGGCCTGCTGACGCAGTATGTCGCCGGCTGGGAGAGCACCTTTCTCGACGCGCCCCAGGTGCATGCGGTGCTGGCGGTCCTGTTCGCACCCGCCACCTGGGTTTTTCAGCTGCCGGGATTTTCCGTGGCCGACATCGAGGCGTTGCGGTTTTCTCACGCACCTTCGATGACCGGCGGCCGGCGCTGGGTGCTGCTGTACGCCGCGACGCTGATGCTGCTGGTGGTGCTGCCGCGCCTCGCCCTCGCGGCGCTGGCCCATTGGCGCGCGCGCCGCATGGCCAGGCACTTTCCGCTCGACCTGGACGAGCCATACTTTCGCAGGCTGCGCGGCAAGATGGGCGGCCCGCCCGGCGTGCTGCGCGTGCTGCCTTACAGCTTCACGCTGGACGAAGCGCGCGACCGCGGGCTGGCGACGGTGGCCGCGATGCTGCTCGGCGAGCAGGCCAGCGTGATGCTGCGCCCATCGAGCGCATACGGCGATGATCCGGGCGATGTGTTCGGCGATGCGAACGTCAGCCTGACCGCAGCCTTGTTCAACCTTGCCGCGACGCCGGAGAAAGAAAATCACGGCGCCTTCATCGAACACCTGGTGCGCCAATCGCCGCGCACAATGGTGCTTATCGACGAATCGTCGCTGGCCGAGCGGCTCGGCGCGCAGGCGGGGAGAAGCCGGATCGACGAGCGCATCATATTGTGGCAGCAGTTCTGTGCGCATCACCACGCCAGCGCGACGGTGGTGAACCTGCTCGATCCGCACGCGCGCCCGCTGGAGCAAGCGGCATGA